One window of the bacterium genome contains the following:
- a CDS encoding riboflavin synthase, protein MFTGIVEEIGSVRRTELRSGGLRIDVEGSAVLEGTRPGDSISVNGVCLTVEKVTGSVFTAFLSSETMEKTTLGDAVIGFRVNLERALVLGGRLGGHLVSGHVETKGQIRELRKDGEAYHLVISCPSEFAPYVVPKGSVSVDGVSLTIVEGMGEVFSVAMIPETFEKTTFRLKTPGNFVNLEPDLILKYVMSVVRNLTAEASSETITIDKLIEAGFIAD, encoded by the coding sequence ATGTTTACAGGGATAGTGGAAGAGATCGGCTCGGTCCGGCGTACGGAACTCAGGTCCGGCGGGTTGAGGATTGATGTGGAGGGATCTGCTGTTCTTGAAGGGACCAGGCCGGGAGACAGCATATCGGTCAACGGGGTTTGCCTGACAGTTGAGAAGGTTACGGGCAGTGTGTTCACGGCATTTCTTTCCTCAGAGACGATGGAGAAAACAACACTTGGAGATGCCGTTATTGGTTTTCGGGTCAACCTGGAACGAGCACTGGTTTTAGGTGGCAGGCTGGGGGGGCACCTGGTTTCCGGTCATGTGGAGACAAAAGGGCAGATCCGGGAGCTGAGAAAGGACGGCGAGGCTTATCATCTGGTGATCTCCTGCCCCTCCGAATTTGCTCCCTATGTTGTGCCGAAAGGTTCCGTTTCTGTGGATGGTGTGAGCCTGACCATAGTAGAAGGTATGGGGGAGGTGTTTTCCGTGGCGATGATTCCGGAAACCTTTGAAAAAACGACCTTTAGATTGAAAACACCGGGTAATTTTGTTAATTTGGAACCCGATCTGATTTTAAAATACGTGATGTCCGTTGTCCGGAATCTAACGGCAGAGGCCAGCAGCGAGACGATAACCATCGACAAGCTGATAGAAGCCGGTTTTATCGCTGACTGA
- the ribD gene encoding bifunctional diaminohydroxyphosphoribosylaminopyrimidine deaminase/5-amino-6-(5-phosphoribosylamino)uracil reductase RibD codes for MNPARALKFMKRALVLASRGAGTTHPNPMVGAVVVADGRIVGEGWHRRPGEPHAEALALERAGSAARGGVLFVNLEPCDHVGRTAPCTKAIIDAGITHVFAACGDPHFLVDGKGFKALGKAGVGVTTGTLGREAEELNRAFFHFSREGTPYTTLKLASTMDGRIAAPDGDSKWITGEKARRAVHRLRAQVDAVMVGVGTVIADDPKLTARDVGRKIQPVRVVLDPALRTPPGSTIVRENQAGTTLLVIGEEVPEVRYQAFQDKGVRLLRLPVEEGLFAWSALAGSLADMGILHVMAEGGGKTAAWMLKTGAVNRLELFMAARVLGASGIPAVGDMGINCMKEAARLSFHRIRRIGEDVQITADVK; via the coding sequence GTGAATCCGGCTAGGGCACTGAAATTTATGAAACGGGCACTGGTCCTGGCATCCCGGGGGGCGGGCACTACACATCCTAACCCCATGGTCGGTGCCGTTGTTGTTGCTGACGGCAGGATCGTCGGGGAAGGGTGGCATCGAAGGCCGGGGGAACCTCACGCGGAGGCTCTGGCCCTTGAAAGGGCCGGATCGGCCGCTCGCGGAGGAGTCCTCTTCGTCAACCTGGAACCTTGTGACCATGTTGGACGTACGGCACCGTGTACCAAAGCCATAATCGATGCCGGTATCACCCATGTCTTCGCTGCTTGCGGTGACCCGCACTTCCTGGTTGACGGTAAGGGGTTTAAGGCTCTCGGCAAGGCTGGTGTCGGGGTAACTACCGGAACCCTGGGCCGGGAGGCGGAGGAACTCAACAGGGCTTTTTTCCATTTTTCCAGGGAGGGGACTCCCTACACGACACTCAAGCTTGCCTCCACTATGGATGGCCGTATCGCGGCCCCTGACGGTGATTCCAAATGGATAACCGGCGAAAAGGCCAGAAGAGCTGTCCACAGGCTCAGGGCACAGGTTGATGCTGTTATGGTAGGTGTGGGGACAGTCATTGCCGATGACCCAAAGCTTACCGCAAGGGATGTGGGGAGAAAGATCCAGCCTGTGAGGGTTGTCCTGGACCCGGCCCTTCGGACTCCCCCGGGTTCGACAATAGTAAGGGAGAATCAGGCAGGTACCACCTTACTCGTCATCGGCGAAGAGGTTCCTGAAGTTCGATATCAAGCCTTCCAGGACAAGGGGGTGCGGCTGCTCAGGCTCCCTGTGGAAGAAGGGCTCTTTGCCTGGAGCGCACTGGCCGGGTCCCTGGCGGACATGGGGATTTTGCATGTCATGGCCGAGGGGGGTGGGAAAACGGCTGCCTGGATGCTGAAAACAGGAGCAGTGAACCGGCTTGAACTTTTCATGGCCGCAAGAGTGCTCGGAGCGTCCGGAATCCCCGCGGTGGGAGACATGGGAATAAACTGTATGAAAGAAGCGGCTCGTCTGTCCTTTCACCGGATACGCCGGATCGGCGAAGACGTTCAGATCACTGCGGATGTAAAGTGA
- the prfB gene encoding peptide chain release factor 2 (programmed frameshift), with amino-acid sequence MDHLDAFKSALDGAAARLDALGRHLDPAGKTTEIEKLEKKASSPDFWNNPEKAKIVTRRISSLKDEIHRFTRIESALRDLQAAVELIQEDAELGEELLKESIPQLREVERSLDSIELESLLGDEADLRNAIISINPGAGGTESQDWAQMLLRMYLRWAERRGFTAEILDHQYGEEAGIKGATVAVEGPYAYGYLKAESGVHRLVRISPYDASSRRHTSFASVFAYPEVEDDIEVDIDDNDLRIDTYRSSGAGGQHVNVTDSAVRITHIPTGVVASCQNERSQHKNKANAMRILRARLYDRIMREKQEEMKKVQGQKKEIAWGSQIRSYVLQPYRMVKDHRTGYEAGNVDAVLDGDLDDFIQAYLMGRRDE; translated from the exons ATGGACCATTTGGACGCATTCAAGAGCGCTCTGGACGGGGCAGCCGCAAGATTAGATGCCCTGGGGAGGCATCTT GACCCCGCAGGTAAAACCACCGAGATAGAGAAACTGGAGAAGAAAGCTTCCTCGCCAGATTTCTGGAACAACCCCGAAAAGGCAAAGATAGTCACCAGGAGGATCAGTTCCCTGAAGGACGAGATCCATCGGTTCACCAGGATCGAGTCTGCGTTGAGGGATCTTCAGGCCGCAGTTGAACTGATCCAGGAGGATGCTGAACTGGGGGAGGAGCTGCTAAAGGAATCCATTCCACAACTTCGTGAAGTTGAGAGATCACTGGATTCCATTGAGCTGGAATCTCTCCTGGGTGACGAGGCGGATTTAAGGAACGCCATAATAAGCATAAACCCCGGTGCAGGTGGAACGGAGTCCCAGGATTGGGCCCAGATGCTCCTCCGCATGTACCTGCGCTGGGCCGAACGACGCGGTTTCACGGCAGAGATCCTGGACCACCAGTACGGTGAAGAGGCCGGGATCAAGGGAGCCACCGTTGCGGTAGAGGGCCCTTATGCTTACGGTTACCTGAAGGCAGAGAGCGGCGTCCATCGTCTGGTTCGCATCTCTCCCTACGATGCCAGCAGCAGGCGTCATACCTCCTTCGCCTCCGTTTTTGCCTATCCGGAAGTGGAAGATGATATCGAGGTTGATATTGATGACAACGATCTGCGGATAGACACCTACCGTTCAAGCGGCGCTGGCGGCCAGCATGTCAATGTCACCGATTCTGCTGTGCGGATCACTCACATCCCCACCGGTGTCGTTGCCAGCTGTCAAAACGAAAGGTCACAGCACAAGAACAAGGCAAATGCCATGAGGATCCTGAGGGCCAGACTGTACGATCGGATAATGAGGGAAAAACAGGAAGAGATGAAGAAGGTGCAGGGGCAGAAGAAGGAGATCGCCTGGGGGAGCCAGATCCGCAGCTATGTTCTTCAGCCCTACAGGATGGTTAAGGACCACAGGACCGGGTACGAGGCAGGTAACGTTGATGCTGTGCTGGATGGAGATCTGGACGATTTTATCCAGGCCTACCTTATGGGTCGGAGGGATGAGTGA
- the lnt gene encoding apolipoprotein N-acyltransferase: MQPGIFLRVLASSILLILSFPRPDVGILSLVALVPLFMGLSDTGKGQAFFAGWGAGTAWFFISYNWVSHSLTSFGNIPFPLAEGVILFLAGIHGFYVGLFAMLIPVVTGAGEGSVGAGAVQSPMSKVQSQGVEERPEGFTPLLPHSLTHLLTHTFTPILVLPSAWVLLEVARSWFPAPFPWLLMGSATWKIPLLTAFYGLAGVHGVSFWVILVNVLIWTVFRVQKEKKFRVGLMLAVLLLLPLILYPLQTQNTGQRVRVAVVQGNFQQELKWEEDLREETLNTYLSLTEKAVQEGAQLVVWPETAVPSFYQAEPELIKRLARLTSELDIHLIFGSPGYEIAGREILLYNRVYHLSPGGKDEFYDKIMLVPFGEYVPLAGLLSFVDKLVPGEGEFSRGAWHGPFKTPVPSGVLICYEISIPSLSRQEVRDGSLMLINVTNDAWFGRSWGPFQHLAVSAVRAKENRVPVLRAANTGISAIIDRRGRIVKSIPLEERGVVVADIETGGGQTFYTRYGDWIVILCMAVVSVYFVLLLALTTSQNVSSRRLKGGHV, encoded by the coding sequence ATGCAGCCGGGTATATTCCTGCGGGTCCTTGCATCCTCGATCCTCCTTATACTTTCCTTCCCTCGTCCGGATGTGGGAATCCTGTCCCTTGTTGCTCTCGTTCCCCTTTTTATGGGTCTTTCCGATACCGGCAAAGGTCAAGCCTTTTTTGCCGGATGGGGGGCCGGCACCGCCTGGTTCTTTATCTCCTATAATTGGGTTTCCCATTCACTAACCAGTTTCGGAAATATCCCTTTTCCCCTTGCCGAAGGAGTGATCCTCTTCCTGGCAGGCATACATGGCTTTTATGTGGGGTTGTTCGCCATGCTGATACCGGTGGTGACGGGAGCGGGGGAGGGCAGCGTGGGTGCAGGAGCAGTCCAAAGTCCAATGTCCAAAGTCCAAAGTCAAGGCGTTGAGGAAAGACCGGAGGGTTTCACTCCCTTACTCCCTCACTCCCTTACCCACTTACTCACACACACATTTACGCCAATACTGGTCCTTCCCTCCGCCTGGGTCCTGCTCGAGGTTGCCAGGTCCTGGTTCCCGGCACCTTTCCCGTGGTTGCTGATGGGATCAGCAACATGGAAAATACCTTTATTAACAGCTTTTTATGGGCTGGCTGGTGTCCACGGTGTGTCCTTCTGGGTCATCCTGGTCAATGTACTGATCTGGACAGTGTTCAGAGTTCAGAAGGAAAAAAAATTTCGTGTCGGATTGATGCTGGCGGTGTTGCTCCTCCTGCCTTTGATCCTGTACCCCCTCCAGACACAAAATACCGGGCAAAGGGTGCGAGTGGCGGTTGTCCAGGGAAACTTCCAGCAGGAACTCAAATGGGAGGAAGACCTGCGGGAAGAAACGCTGAACACATATTTGTCCCTTACAGAAAAAGCGGTTCAGGAGGGTGCGCAACTGGTTGTCTGGCCGGAGACCGCCGTGCCTTCATTCTACCAGGCAGAGCCTGAGCTGATAAAAAGGCTGGCCCGGTTAACATCAGAGCTGGACATCCATCTCATTTTCGGAAGTCCAGGTTACGAGATAGCAGGGCGGGAGATCCTCCTCTATAACCGTGTCTACCACTTATCTCCCGGTGGGAAGGATGAGTTTTACGACAAGATCATGCTTGTACCTTTCGGGGAGTATGTTCCCCTGGCCGGCTTGCTGTCTTTTGTGGACAAATTGGTGCCTGGAGAAGGAGAGTTCTCCAGGGGTGCCTGGCATGGCCCCTTTAAGACCCCCGTGCCTTCGGGAGTTTTGATCTGTTATGAGATATCCATCCCCTCCCTCAGTCGGCAGGAAGTGCGTGATGGTTCATTGATGCTCATAAACGTGACAAACGATGCCTGGTTCGGACGTTCCTGGGGCCCCTTCCAGCACCTTGCCGTTTCTGCTGTCAGGGCCAAGGAGAATAGAGTTCCGGTTCTCCGGGCAGCCAATACCGGGATATCAGCCATTATCGATCGCAGGGGCCGAATTGTCAAAAGCATACCCCTGGAAGAAAGAGGTGTTGTTGTGGCCGATATAGAAACCGGAGGAGGACAGACCTTTTATACTCGATATGGGGACTGGATTGTCATTCTCTGTATGGCTGTGGTATCAGTATATTTTGTTTTATTACTTGCTTTGACAACCTCGCAGAATGTCTCTTCGAGGCGTTTGAAGGGCGGTCACGTCTAG
- a CDS encoding hemolysin family protein, translating into MAEGIFNSIKNLFRKIARTSVTEEEIHSLIDVGEQEGVINRDEHAMIDAVLDLGDTLVREILVPRTEMVAVEITTPIIEVLETIIAAGHSRIPVYEGDIDHITGILYAKDLLKLWGKLPEEISIKSVCRKAYFIPETKTTADLLKEFKVRRVHMAVAVDEYGGTSGIITIEDILEEIVGEIQDEHDPVEQSGISRLDDGSYILDARSHIEDVEDELDVQLPRGEYDTLGGFLSHLMGHVPVQGEQGRYGTLLFTVEEADSRKVSTIRVSVEEEGA; encoded by the coding sequence ATGGCAGAAGGCATTTTTAACAGCATCAAGAATCTGTTCAGGAAAATAGCGAGAACCAGCGTCACTGAGGAAGAGATCCACAGCCTCATCGATGTAGGCGAACAGGAAGGGGTGATCAACCGGGATGAACATGCCATGATCGACGCTGTTCTGGATCTGGGAGATACCCTGGTAAGGGAGATCCTGGTTCCAAGGACTGAGATGGTGGCGGTGGAGATAACAACACCGATCATCGAAGTTCTGGAAACCATCATCGCAGCCGGCCACAGCCGGATACCTGTTTACGAGGGAGACATCGATCATATCACTGGTATTCTCTATGCGAAGGACCTGCTCAAGCTCTGGGGTAAGCTCCCGGAAGAGATCAGCATCAAATCCGTATGCCGCAAGGCATATTTTATCCCCGAGACGAAAACTACCGCCGACCTGCTGAAGGAGTTCAAGGTGAGAAGGGTCCACATGGCGGTGGCTGTTGACGAGTACGGTGGTACTTCCGGGATAATCACTATTGAGGATATTCTGGAGGAGATCGTGGGGGAGATCCAGGATGAGCATGATCCTGTTGAGCAGTCTGGTATATCACGGTTGGACGACGGAAGTTATATTCTCGATGCCCGGTCCCATATTGAGGATGTTGAGGATGAGTTGGATGTTCAATTGCCCCGCGGTGAATATGACACACTCGGTGGTTTCCTGAGCCATCTCATGGGTCATGTTCCCGTTCAGGGGGAGCAGGGCCGGTATGGAACCCTGCTGTTCACTGTGGAGGAAGCTGACTCCAGGAAGGTGTCCACCATCAGGGTCAGTGTTGAGGAGGAGGGAGCTTAG
- the ybeY gene encoding rRNA maturation RNase YbeY: MDLAARILDDSGRSEAELSILITDDEEIRSLNHLYRDMNRPTDVLSFSQLEGEGPAGTHQLLGDVVISWETAQKQASELGHGVPVEMKRLLVHGVLHLLGFDHERGEEAARAMREEEERYVSSE; this comes from the coding sequence ATGGACCTGGCAGCCAGAATATTAGACGACTCGGGCAGGAGTGAAGCGGAACTCAGCATCCTCATCACTGATGATGAGGAAATCCGTTCATTAAACCATCTTTACCGGGATATGAACCGACCAACAGATGTTCTCTCCTTCTCTCAACTGGAGGGTGAAGGGCCGGCAGGTACTCACCAGCTGCTTGGGGATGTGGTCATTTCCTGGGAAACTGCACAAAAACAGGCCTCTGAACTGGGACATGGAGTCCCTGTGGAGATGAAACGGCTGCTTGTCCACGGAGTTTTGCACCTTCTGGGGTTCGACCATGAAAGGGGCGAGGAAGCTGCCAGGGCTATGAGGGAAGAGGAAGAAAGGTATGTATCATCGGAGTAG
- a CDS encoding HDIG domain-containing protein, with product MAKKPAAKPGEKSKATRGERPANGKMLRWNRDTQKSLLFWVTVILLTYLLVPTKPFTAEDYQPGDIAIRAIKATQSFLVEDPSSTRARKMEAEASVLAVYDFERNQEYEILQKVRTFFLQMREMLASQLEDEKILIQEVKSSQNAARASLQRELDLFREETSSLRQKSLKAFIDQLAININVEKMLPLFPDGFSEKIEAVIVDSFQPILGRGVVQNRETLLRERGKGVTLRTLNALSEEMVLDDFSEILSLQTARDLARKRVASQGWTRQQVSLRRLIETLVQDLIRPNMTFNRSETEQRKMKAVEETSAVYHQVGKGEVIVRAGDRLTGDQILKISELKRLSPEVSRTSLVLGMFLLVTITIFLFFMILKVVFPPVATDLRELFILAVITVFQVVAIRGVLILSAAMTTTYTGLSEITLRMVLPFALGTMIAGTLFPVTVAVVMAALLSVLAAFYFDWSHTLFLYSFIGSVVAAFSVVHCRQRSSILRAGLAVSGASMIMVAVLLLIGGDLFSGETTHQLLSAAGSGILVALFASVAIPALESAFNVASDMKLMELANLNQPALKDMILKAPGSYHHSVLVGSLAEAAAEDIGANPLLARVAATYHDIGKMTKPEYFVENQETRDNRHEKLSPSMSALILASHVKDGAEVAKDHRLPGRVVDIIRQHHGTRLITFFYSKAKEMEDPSVQTVDERDFRYPGPKPQSREAALIMLADAVEAASKVLTEPTPARIRGLVQKIINDIFIDGQLDESNLTLRDLHQIARSFTRTVTGILHHRIDYPQVQISGEDRRKDKKKKDDTIAEPESGNGLLSEDLDGPGSQNIRRLGQE from the coding sequence GTGGCAAAGAAACCCGCTGCCAAACCGGGGGAAAAATCAAAGGCCACAAGGGGAGAACGTCCTGCCAACGGGAAAATGCTCCGTTGGAACAGGGACACGCAGAAATCACTTCTGTTCTGGGTTACAGTGATCCTGCTGACCTACCTGCTCGTTCCTACAAAGCCTTTCACAGCAGAAGATTATCAACCCGGCGACATTGCAATCAGGGCCATCAAGGCCACCCAATCATTTCTTGTGGAGGATCCCTCTTCCACAAGAGCCAGAAAAATGGAAGCTGAGGCCTCTGTTCTTGCCGTGTACGATTTCGAAAGAAATCAGGAATATGAGATCCTGCAGAAGGTCCGCACCTTCTTTCTCCAGATGAGGGAGATGCTGGCGTCCCAGCTTGAGGATGAAAAAATCCTCATACAGGAAGTAAAGTCCAGCCAGAACGCTGCAAGGGCCTCTCTCCAGCGGGAACTGGATCTTTTTCGTGAAGAGACGAGTTCTCTGAGGCAGAAATCCCTTAAGGCTTTCATTGATCAACTGGCAATAAATATTAATGTTGAAAAAATGCTACCGTTGTTCCCCGATGGTTTTAGTGAAAAGATCGAAGCTGTTATTGTGGATTCTTTCCAGCCTATTCTCGGCCGAGGTGTTGTCCAGAACCGGGAGACCCTTTTGAGGGAAAGGGGGAAGGGCGTCACTCTCAGGACCCTTAACGCCCTCTCCGAGGAGATGGTCCTTGACGATTTCTCAGAGATCCTTTCCCTGCAGACAGCCCGTGATCTTGCCAGGAAGAGAGTCGCAAGTCAGGGATGGACAAGACAGCAGGTGTCTCTCAGAAGGCTGATTGAAACACTGGTTCAGGATCTTATCCGGCCTAACATGACATTCAACCGTTCTGAAACCGAGCAGCGAAAAATGAAGGCTGTCGAAGAGACCAGTGCTGTTTATCATCAGGTGGGTAAAGGGGAAGTTATTGTGCGGGCGGGGGATCGGCTGACAGGGGATCAGATCCTCAAGATCAGCGAACTCAAAAGACTCTCTCCAGAGGTGAGTCGTACCTCCCTCGTTCTCGGGATGTTTCTCCTGGTAACCATTACTATCTTCTTATTTTTCATGATCCTGAAGGTCGTTTTTCCTCCGGTGGCAACCGACCTGAGAGAGCTGTTCATTCTGGCGGTCATCACAGTTTTTCAGGTTGTGGCCATACGGGGTGTCCTCATTCTTTCAGCAGCCATGACGACGACCTATACAGGCCTGTCCGAGATAACCTTAAGAATGGTGCTTCCCTTTGCTCTCGGGACCATGATTGCGGGTACGCTCTTTCCGGTGACGGTGGCTGTTGTGATGGCTGCTCTCCTTTCCGTTCTGGCAGCGTTTTATTTCGATTGGAGCCATACCCTTTTCCTTTACTCCTTTATCGGGAGTGTTGTGGCTGCCTTCAGTGTGGTGCACTGCCGTCAGCGATCCTCCATTCTCCGTGCAGGACTTGCGGTAAGCGGAGCCAGCATGATTATGGTTGCGGTTCTCCTCCTGATTGGTGGAGACCTGTTTTCCGGTGAGACAACACATCAGCTGCTTTCGGCAGCTGGAAGCGGTATCCTTGTGGCTCTTTTCGCTTCCGTGGCGATCCCTGCACTTGAATCTGCCTTTAATGTGGCTTCTGATATGAAGCTTATGGAACTGGCTAACCTCAACCAGCCGGCACTGAAGGACATGATCCTCAAGGCTCCGGGCAGCTATCATCACAGTGTGCTTGTGGGGTCCCTGGCCGAAGCAGCGGCCGAGGATATCGGCGCCAATCCTCTACTTGCCAGAGTGGCGGCCACCTACCACGATATCGGTAAGATGACCAAACCCGAATATTTCGTGGAAAATCAGGAAACCAGGGATAACCGTCATGAAAAGCTGAGCCCCAGCATGAGCGCTCTTATCCTCGCTTCTCACGTCAAGGATGGGGCGGAGGTGGCGAAAGATCACAGGTTGCCTGGGAGGGTTGTGGATATAATCAGGCAGCACCATGGTACGAGGCTTATAACTTTCTTTTACAGCAAGGCCAAGGAAATGGAGGATCCATCGGTTCAGACGGTGGATGAGAGAGACTTCAGATATCCGGGCCCAAAACCCCAAAGCCGTGAAGCAGCACTGATCATGCTGGCCGATGCTGTTGAAGCAGCCTCCAAAGTCCTCACCGAGCCTACCCCGGCGAGGATAAGAGGGCTTGTACAGAAGATAATCAATGATATTTTCATTGACGGACAGCTGGACGAATCAAACCTCACCCTGAGAGATCTCCATCAGATCGCGCGCAGCTTTACACGGACCGTGACAGGTATTCTCCATCACCGCATCGATTATCCCCAGGTTCAGATCTCTGGTGAAGATCGAAGGAAGGATAAGAAAAAAAAGGATGATACAATTGCTGAGCCGGAATCCGGAAATGGACTTTTATCGGAAGACCTTGATGGACCTGGCAGCCAGAATATTAGACGACTCGGGCAGGAGTGA
- a CDS encoding PhoH family protein: MKKTLKIQDEGHLRVLSGDMDRNLKMIEQLTGVTVGVRGEKVFFDGPAQKVEDVWRLVVDIIANLGKGRSITNDEIENIFRQLINGTTTDYSELAGETVVLTPRKRVVPKSLNQKLYLERIGIDDIVFGVGPAGTGKTYLAMAAAIRALVSKEVSRIILTRPAVEAGEKLGFLPGDMYEKVNPYLRPLYDALFEMLTTEKAMKLVEKGVIEIAPLAFMRGRTLNDSFVILDEAQNTTTEQMKMFLTRLGFDSRAVITGDITQIDLPHHSTSGLVEVMDILDEIEGISFVIFNEKDVVRHPLVQAIIKAYENRGI, translated from the coding sequence GTGAAAAAGACTCTCAAAATACAGGATGAGGGACATCTCAGAGTTCTTTCCGGTGACATGGACAGGAACCTGAAAATGATCGAACAGTTGACCGGTGTAACAGTCGGCGTTCGAGGGGAAAAGGTTTTCTTCGATGGACCGGCCCAGAAGGTTGAGGATGTCTGGCGCCTGGTTGTTGACATCATTGCCAACCTTGGGAAGGGAAGGTCCATAACAAATGATGAGATCGAGAACATATTCCGGCAGTTAATCAACGGGACAACCACTGACTACTCGGAACTCGCCGGTGAAACAGTGGTGCTCACTCCCCGAAAGAGGGTGGTGCCCAAAAGCCTGAATCAGAAACTGTACCTGGAGCGTATCGGGATTGACGATATTGTGTTCGGGGTTGGGCCTGCAGGTACCGGCAAGACCTACCTTGCCATGGCGGCTGCAATCAGGGCACTTGTTTCCAAAGAGGTCAGCAGGATCATACTTACGCGTCCCGCTGTGGAAGCGGGTGAGAAGCTGGGGTTCCTGCCTGGGGATATGTATGAAAAGGTCAACCCCTACCTCAGACCCCTTTATGACGCTCTTTTTGAAATGTTAACCACCGAGAAGGCCATGAAACTGGTGGAAAAAGGGGTGATCGAGATAGCTCCTCTTGCCTTTATGCGCGGTCGCACGCTGAACGATTCTTTTGTTATCCTTGATGAAGCCCAGAATACAACCACGGAGCAGATGAAAATGTTCCTGACCCGGCTTGGTTTTGATTCGAGAGCCGTCATTACTGGAGATATCACCCAGATAGATCTTCCCCACCACAGCACCTCCGGCCTGGTTGAAGTAATGGATATCCTTGACGAGATTGAGGGGATCAGTTTCGTCATCTTCAACGAGAAGGATGTCGTTCGGCACCCTCTTGTACAGGCCATCATCAAGGCCTACGAGAATAGAGGTATCTGA
- a CDS encoding DUF4388 domain-containing protein yields MALKGTLRDFGLSDIFQLISHQRKTGILYLEDKGKSVAVTFDEGKVVGAESGSAKTHEKERVGDILVKSGLVDMVMLEECLQEQKRTAKKLGVVLTEKNFLTEDLFRAALAFQIKETLYKIFQWSSGTYKFDTTKISFDRHFISPLPAEYILMEAARIIDEWPGVLAKIPSMEIVFGKVPGAEEKIVRNSELAGKTADEDNINFDMMGDETPQKPFDSDRTVLSAVQDRVFDLVNGQFTVSDIAYRSLTGDFEASKTLVDLIGFGLIKPTRIPVSTPKTADTAQETRRRKGVFTLLSGLLFAGILIFVLFSTIARSGGKLNLLAQMTSEKAITVRQTIVNSQIQRLMLALETYRLEKGSYPLSLDDLAQTGFILESDTSYPFEDPYQIVWSDKGPTISIPGD; encoded by the coding sequence ATGGCACTAAAGGGCACACTAAGGGACTTCGGTCTTTCCGACATATTCCAACTCATCTCTCACCAGAGAAAGACAGGGATCCTTTACCTCGAGGACAAGGGGAAGAGTGTAGCGGTCACTTTCGATGAGGGGAAGGTAGTTGGTGCAGAAAGTGGTTCTGCCAAAACCCACGAGAAAGAGCGTGTCGGGGACATCCTTGTAAAATCAGGTCTTGTAGACATGGTAATGCTCGAAGAGTGTCTGCAGGAGCAAAAGAGGACCGCAAAGAAGCTTGGTGTAGTCCTCACTGAGAAAAACTTTCTTACCGAGGATCTGTTCAGGGCAGCCCTTGCTTTCCAGATCAAGGAAACCCTATACAAGATTTTTCAATGGAGCAGCGGGACCTATAAATTCGACACGACAAAGATATCCTTTGACAGACATTTCATTTCTCCCCTTCCGGCCGAGTACATCCTCATGGAAGCAGCCAGGATCATTGACGAATGGCCAGGAGTACTAGCCAAGATACCTTCCATGGAGATCGTGTTTGGCAAGGTCCCGGGAGCGGAAGAGAAGATTGTCAGAAATTCTGAGCTCGCCGGGAAAACAGCGGATGAGGATAATATTAATTTTGACATGATGGGGGATGAAACCCCACAAAAACCTTTTGACAGCGACAGGACGGTATTGTCAGCTGTTCAGGATCGGGTTTTTGATCTGGTTAACGGACAGTTCACTGTTTCGGATATTGCCTACAGGTCTCTTACTGGAGATTTCGAAGCGTCCAAAACCCTGGTGGACCTGATCGGGTTCGGCCTGATAAAACCGACGAGAATCCCTGTTTCAACTCCCAAAACTGCGGATACTGCCCAGGAAACCCGAAGGCGCAAGGGGGTGTTTACCCTGTTGTCCGGTCTCCTGTTCGCGGGCATACTGATATTCGTTCTTTTCAGTACCATTGCCCGCTCCGGCGGCAAACTCAACCTCCTTGCCCAGATGACGTCAGAAAAAGCGATCACAGTCAGGCAGACTATTGTTAATTCCCAGATACAGCGCCTGATGCTCGCTCTTGAAACATACCGGCTGGAGAAGGGGTCTTATCCTCTCTCCCTTGATGATCTGGCCCAGACCGGTTTCATCCTTGAGTCTGACACCTCCTACCCTTTTGAAGACCCCTATCAGATCGTGTGGAGTGATAAGGGCCCTACGATCTCCATTCCAGGGGATTAG